One window from the genome of Williamwhitmania sp. encodes:
- a CDS encoding translation initiation factor, with amino-acid sequence MNEKNNRNRPNIVYSTNPDYKFDDNSLPESETLPPSKQDLRVLLDKKQRGGKKVTLITGFVGSDAELKELGKLLKTKCGVGGSVKDGEILIQGDFRQKLLDILKAAGYRAKQAGG; translated from the coding sequence ATGAACGAAAAAAACAATAGGAATCGGCCGAATATTGTTTATTCTACCAACCCTGATTATAAGTTTGATGATAATTCTCTGCCAGAAAGTGAAACACTTCCTCCGTCCAAGCAAGATCTTCGCGTTTTGCTGGATAAAAAGCAGCGTGGAGGGAAAAAAGTCACCTTGATAACGGGCTTTGTTGGCTCAGATGCTGAACTGAAGGAGCTGGGGAAGTTGCTTAAAACAAAATGCGGTGTTGGTGGTTCTGTTAAGGATGGCGAAATTCTCATTCAGGGTGATTTTCGCCAAAAGTTACTCGATATTCTCAAGGCTGCTGGTTATCGAGCCAAGCAGGCAGGAGGTTAG